Proteins encoded together in one Vigna angularis cultivar LongXiaoDou No.4 chromosome 5, ASM1680809v1, whole genome shotgun sequence window:
- the LOC108338843 gene encoding TATA box-binding protein-associated factor RNA polymerase I subunit B isoform X3, with protein MVGLGDGSDGFFYCLRCGSQFEDVMDTAVDADDLFNKGETAGGAVYMASHLRQRPAAVKAEPISQYDSFYDSQSNFIKNLGLDDDTPQRNEFVEVKREEFYADQFVEESPSVPTDFGGSNIASFEDYHNEIRMRYVMGLQMMIELQCEALVKEFKVTPLICGLVGPIWLRFVSRTGVFDDDWPDKVIHNSEMQREDEPEDYKPRAKHRSEPHNIFGQRAVMIWFRSLKKRIPLSCTVAVSFLACHVAREAVLPSDMMKWTSEGKLPYFSAFIEIEKRIGQPSSACPISSSVMFRPQRAVPVQKIESFAASIAQFIGLELPPVNFYAIAYRYLKKLSLPVEKILPYACRIYEWSMPPCLWLSLSTKYFRLPTHVCVMSILIVAIRILYNINGFGEWESSLSRNDDAIDNSEMGNAFAANNGHDIGSESKDSAEDRVGPQKHEMDSAWLIQHLQARYNEIGDTNEYSKDLPTYLKYCRDVVFAGSESSYGNHEEENMIEYLWNFYQNEEDIKPFENLEQSNSSFNQTRLNGKECIDRTSKQEKIRKKGLNKLFPDDETCLKDDLPGSVDDNNSQESSSEDEDSDSHDHNSGKSRVREAIRQMKLDMEENRFCYIPPSLKRKKLDYIHYARKRDEGALTYVAHADYYILLRACTRIALVDIRILHIGVLSLERRLGFLEEQTDKCLHSKPTKISCQFCSDQATENGSDDLPGLSNLNI; from the exons AT GGTGGGTCTTGGTGATGGCTCTGATGGCTTTTTCTACTGCCTTCGATGTGGCTCGCAATTTGAGGATGTCATGGACACTGCTGTCGATGCTGATGATCTCTTCAATAAGGGAGAAACTGCTGGTGGGGCTGTCTACATGGCCAGTCACCTACGGCAACGACCTGCTGCAGTCAAAGCCGAACCCATATCCCAATATGACTCATTCTATGATTCCCAGTCCAATTTCATTAAGAATCTAGGTTTAGATGATGATACTCCTCAACGAAATGAATTTGTTGAAGTTAAAAGAGAGGAATTTTATGCCGATCAGTTTGTTGAGGAAAGTCCTTCGGTTCCTACTGATTTTGGAGGCTCAAACATTGCAAGCTTTGAAGATTACCACAATGAGATAAGGATGCGGTATGTGATGGGGTTGCAGATGATGATTGAGCTTCAATGTGAAGCTTTGGTGAAGGAGTTTAAGGTTACTCCTCTAATTTGTGGCTTGGTTGGGCCAATTTGGTTGAGGTTTGTCTCTAGGACTGGTGTTTTCGATGATGACTGGCCTGATAAAGTAATCCATAACTCTGAGATGCAGAGAGAAG ATGAACCGGAAGATTATAAGCCACGTGCTAAACACAGATCAGAGCCCCACAATATATTTGGTCAGCGAGCTGTGATGATATGGTTTAGGTCTTTAAAGAAAAGGATTCCACTGTCTTGTACTGTTGCTGTTTCATTTTTGGCATGTCATGTTGCCAGAGAAGCTGTCCTGCCATCTGACATGATGAAGTGGACGTCTGAAGGGAAGCTTCCAtatttttctgcttttattgaaattgaaaagcGCATAGGACAACCTTCAAGTGCATGTCCTATAAGTTCAAGTGTTATGTTCAGGCCCCAGCGAGCTGTTCCAGTACAGAAGATAGAGTCATTTGCTGCATCCATTGCTCAGTTCATAGGCTTGGAGTTACCTCCTGTTAACTTTTATGCAATAGCTTACcgttatcttaaaaaattatcactTCCTGTTGAGAAGATTCTTCCTTATGCATGTCGCATATATGAATGGTCAATGCCTCCATGTTTGTGGTTATCCCTATCTACTAAGTATTTTAGGCTCCCTACTCATGTATGCGTTATGTCAATTCTAATTGTAGCAATAAGGATATTATATAACATAAATGGATTTGGAGAGTGGGAGAGTAGTTTGTCTCGGAATGATGATGCCATAGACAACAGTGAAATGGGTAATGCTTTTGCAGCCAATAATGGGCATGATATTGGTTCAGAGTCTAAAGATTCAGCTGAAGATCGAGTGGGACCTCAAAAACATGAAATGGATTCTGCCTGGCTTATCCAGCACCTTCAAGCAAGATATAACGAGATTGGGGATACCAATG AGTATTCGAAGGACTTGCCAACGTATCTCAAATACTGTAGGGATGTTGTGTTTGCTGGATCAGAGTCATCTTATGGGAATCACGAGGAAGAAAATATGATAGAATACTTATGGAATTTTTATCAGAATGAAGAG gATATAAAACCATTCGAGAATCTAGAGCAGTCAAATTCTTCTTTTAACCAAACGAGGTTGAATGGTAAAGAATGCATTGACAGGACCTCCAAGCAGGAAAAGATTAGAAAAAAAGGTTTGAATAAACTATTTCCTGATGATGAAACCTGCCTTAAAGACGACTTGCCTGGAAGTGTGGATGATAATAATTCACAGGAGAGTTCatcagaagatgaagactcagattCCCATGATCACAATTCAGGAAAATCTCGAGTCAGAGAGGCCATTAGACAGATGAAATTAGACATGGAAGAGAACAGATTTTGTTATATACCACCTAGTCTCAAGCGAAAAAAACTTGATTATATTCACTATGCAAGAAAGAGGGATGAAGGTGCCCTGACATATGTTGCCCATGCTGATTATTACATATTGCTTCGTGCTTGTACTAGGATTGCACTAGTTGACATTCGCATTTTGCATATCGGTGTGTTGAGCCTTGAGAGAAGACTTGGTTTTTTAGAAGAACAGACTGATAAATGCTTACATTCGAAACCAACTAAGATTTCATGTCAGTTTTGTAGTGATCAGGCCACGGAAAATGGATCTGATGATCTTCCTGGGCTATCAAACTTGAATATTTGA
- the LOC108338843 gene encoding TATA box-binding protein-associated factor RNA polymerase I subunit B isoform X1 has protein sequence MLGIILKGVAVCKHPAMVDVHNLVCQTCNRVGLGDGSDGFFYCLRCGSQFEDVMDTAVDADDLFNKGETAGGAVYMASHLRQRPAAVKAEPISQYDSFYDSQSNFIKNLGLDDDTPQRNEFVEVKREEFYADQFVEESPSVPTDFGGSNIASFEDYHNEIRMRYVMGLQMMIELQCEALVKEFKVTPLICGLVGPIWLRFVSRTGVFDDDWPDKVIHNSEMQREDEPEDYKPRAKHRSEPHNIFGQRAVMIWFRSLKKRIPLSCTVAVSFLACHVAREAVLPSDMMKWTSEGKLPYFSAFIEIEKRIGQPSSACPISSSVMFRPQRAVPVQKIESFAASIAQFIGLELPPVNFYAIAYRYLKKLSLPVEKILPYACRIYEWSMPPCLWLSLSTKYFRLPTHVCVMSILIVAIRILYNINGFGEWESSLSRNDDAIDNSEMGNAFAANNGHDIGSESKDSAEDRVGPQKHEMDSAWLIQHLQARYNEIGDTNEYSKDLPTYLKYCRDVVFAGSESSYGNHEEENMIEYLWNFYQNEEDIKPFENLEQSNSSFNQTRLNGKECIDRTSKQEKIRKKGLNKLFPDDETCLKDDLPGSVDDNNSQESSSEDEDSDSHDHNSGKSRVREAIRQMKLDMEENRFCYIPPSLKRKKLDYIHYARKRDEGALTYVAHADYYILLRACTRIALVDIRILHIGVLSLERRLGFLEEQTDKCLHSKPTKISCQFCSDQATENGSDDLPGLSNLNI, from the exons AT GCTCGGAATAATACTGAAAGGTGTAGCTGTGTGTAAGCATCCTGCAATGGTCGATGTCCATAACTTGGTTTGTCAAACCTGTAACAGGGTGGGTCTTGGTGATGGCTCTGATGGCTTTTTCTACTGCCTTCGATGTGGCTCGCAATTTGAGGATGTCATGGACACTGCTGTCGATGCTGATGATCTCTTCAATAAGGGAGAAACTGCTGGTGGGGCTGTCTACATGGCCAGTCACCTACGGCAACGACCTGCTGCAGTCAAAGCCGAACCCATATCCCAATATGACTCATTCTATGATTCCCAGTCCAATTTCATTAAGAATCTAGGTTTAGATGATGATACTCCTCAACGAAATGAATTTGTTGAAGTTAAAAGAGAGGAATTTTATGCCGATCAGTTTGTTGAGGAAAGTCCTTCGGTTCCTACTGATTTTGGAGGCTCAAACATTGCAAGCTTTGAAGATTACCACAATGAGATAAGGATGCGGTATGTGATGGGGTTGCAGATGATGATTGAGCTTCAATGTGAAGCTTTGGTGAAGGAGTTTAAGGTTACTCCTCTAATTTGTGGCTTGGTTGGGCCAATTTGGTTGAGGTTTGTCTCTAGGACTGGTGTTTTCGATGATGACTGGCCTGATAAAGTAATCCATAACTCTGAGATGCAGAGAGAAG ATGAACCGGAAGATTATAAGCCACGTGCTAAACACAGATCAGAGCCCCACAATATATTTGGTCAGCGAGCTGTGATGATATGGTTTAGGTCTTTAAAGAAAAGGATTCCACTGTCTTGTACTGTTGCTGTTTCATTTTTGGCATGTCATGTTGCCAGAGAAGCTGTCCTGCCATCTGACATGATGAAGTGGACGTCTGAAGGGAAGCTTCCAtatttttctgcttttattgaaattgaaaagcGCATAGGACAACCTTCAAGTGCATGTCCTATAAGTTCAAGTGTTATGTTCAGGCCCCAGCGAGCTGTTCCAGTACAGAAGATAGAGTCATTTGCTGCATCCATTGCTCAGTTCATAGGCTTGGAGTTACCTCCTGTTAACTTTTATGCAATAGCTTACcgttatcttaaaaaattatcactTCCTGTTGAGAAGATTCTTCCTTATGCATGTCGCATATATGAATGGTCAATGCCTCCATGTTTGTGGTTATCCCTATCTACTAAGTATTTTAGGCTCCCTACTCATGTATGCGTTATGTCAATTCTAATTGTAGCAATAAGGATATTATATAACATAAATGGATTTGGAGAGTGGGAGAGTAGTTTGTCTCGGAATGATGATGCCATAGACAACAGTGAAATGGGTAATGCTTTTGCAGCCAATAATGGGCATGATATTGGTTCAGAGTCTAAAGATTCAGCTGAAGATCGAGTGGGACCTCAAAAACATGAAATGGATTCTGCCTGGCTTATCCAGCACCTTCAAGCAAGATATAACGAGATTGGGGATACCAATG AGTATTCGAAGGACTTGCCAACGTATCTCAAATACTGTAGGGATGTTGTGTTTGCTGGATCAGAGTCATCTTATGGGAATCACGAGGAAGAAAATATGATAGAATACTTATGGAATTTTTATCAGAATGAAGAG gATATAAAACCATTCGAGAATCTAGAGCAGTCAAATTCTTCTTTTAACCAAACGAGGTTGAATGGTAAAGAATGCATTGACAGGACCTCCAAGCAGGAAAAGATTAGAAAAAAAGGTTTGAATAAACTATTTCCTGATGATGAAACCTGCCTTAAAGACGACTTGCCTGGAAGTGTGGATGATAATAATTCACAGGAGAGTTCatcagaagatgaagactcagattCCCATGATCACAATTCAGGAAAATCTCGAGTCAGAGAGGCCATTAGACAGATGAAATTAGACATGGAAGAGAACAGATTTTGTTATATACCACCTAGTCTCAAGCGAAAAAAACTTGATTATATTCACTATGCAAGAAAGAGGGATGAAGGTGCCCTGACATATGTTGCCCATGCTGATTATTACATATTGCTTCGTGCTTGTACTAGGATTGCACTAGTTGACATTCGCATTTTGCATATCGGTGTGTTGAGCCTTGAGAGAAGACTTGGTTTTTTAGAAGAACAGACTGATAAATGCTTACATTCGAAACCAACTAAGATTTCATGTCAGTTTTGTAGTGATCAGGCCACGGAAAATGGATCTGATGATCTTCCTGGGCTATCAAACTTGAATATTTGA
- the LOC108338843 gene encoding TATA box-binding protein-associated factor RNA polymerase I subunit B isoform X2 — translation MTPQLHSLEEIKIAFNNGEYKTVLFWVGLGDGSDGFFYCLRCGSQFEDVMDTAVDADDLFNKGETAGGAVYMASHLRQRPAAVKAEPISQYDSFYDSQSNFIKNLGLDDDTPQRNEFVEVKREEFYADQFVEESPSVPTDFGGSNIASFEDYHNEIRMRYVMGLQMMIELQCEALVKEFKVTPLICGLVGPIWLRFVSRTGVFDDDWPDKVIHNSEMQREDEPEDYKPRAKHRSEPHNIFGQRAVMIWFRSLKKRIPLSCTVAVSFLACHVAREAVLPSDMMKWTSEGKLPYFSAFIEIEKRIGQPSSACPISSSVMFRPQRAVPVQKIESFAASIAQFIGLELPPVNFYAIAYRYLKKLSLPVEKILPYACRIYEWSMPPCLWLSLSTKYFRLPTHVCVMSILIVAIRILYNINGFGEWESSLSRNDDAIDNSEMGNAFAANNGHDIGSESKDSAEDRVGPQKHEMDSAWLIQHLQARYNEIGDTNEYSKDLPTYLKYCRDVVFAGSESSYGNHEEENMIEYLWNFYQNEEDIKPFENLEQSNSSFNQTRLNGKECIDRTSKQEKIRKKGLNKLFPDDETCLKDDLPGSVDDNNSQESSSEDEDSDSHDHNSGKSRVREAIRQMKLDMEENRFCYIPPSLKRKKLDYIHYARKRDEGALTYVAHADYYILLRACTRIALVDIRILHIGVLSLERRLGFLEEQTDKCLHSKPTKISCQFCSDQATENGSDDLPGLSNLNI, via the exons ATGACGCCTCAACTTCACTCATTGGAAGAGATCAAGATTGCTTTCAACAATGGAGAATATAAGACCGTACTCTTCTG GGTGGGTCTTGGTGATGGCTCTGATGGCTTTTTCTACTGCCTTCGATGTGGCTCGCAATTTGAGGATGTCATGGACACTGCTGTCGATGCTGATGATCTCTTCAATAAGGGAGAAACTGCTGGTGGGGCTGTCTACATGGCCAGTCACCTACGGCAACGACCTGCTGCAGTCAAAGCCGAACCCATATCCCAATATGACTCATTCTATGATTCCCAGTCCAATTTCATTAAGAATCTAGGTTTAGATGATGATACTCCTCAACGAAATGAATTTGTTGAAGTTAAAAGAGAGGAATTTTATGCCGATCAGTTTGTTGAGGAAAGTCCTTCGGTTCCTACTGATTTTGGAGGCTCAAACATTGCAAGCTTTGAAGATTACCACAATGAGATAAGGATGCGGTATGTGATGGGGTTGCAGATGATGATTGAGCTTCAATGTGAAGCTTTGGTGAAGGAGTTTAAGGTTACTCCTCTAATTTGTGGCTTGGTTGGGCCAATTTGGTTGAGGTTTGTCTCTAGGACTGGTGTTTTCGATGATGACTGGCCTGATAAAGTAATCCATAACTCTGAGATGCAGAGAGAAG ATGAACCGGAAGATTATAAGCCACGTGCTAAACACAGATCAGAGCCCCACAATATATTTGGTCAGCGAGCTGTGATGATATGGTTTAGGTCTTTAAAGAAAAGGATTCCACTGTCTTGTACTGTTGCTGTTTCATTTTTGGCATGTCATGTTGCCAGAGAAGCTGTCCTGCCATCTGACATGATGAAGTGGACGTCTGAAGGGAAGCTTCCAtatttttctgcttttattgaaattgaaaagcGCATAGGACAACCTTCAAGTGCATGTCCTATAAGTTCAAGTGTTATGTTCAGGCCCCAGCGAGCTGTTCCAGTACAGAAGATAGAGTCATTTGCTGCATCCATTGCTCAGTTCATAGGCTTGGAGTTACCTCCTGTTAACTTTTATGCAATAGCTTACcgttatcttaaaaaattatcactTCCTGTTGAGAAGATTCTTCCTTATGCATGTCGCATATATGAATGGTCAATGCCTCCATGTTTGTGGTTATCCCTATCTACTAAGTATTTTAGGCTCCCTACTCATGTATGCGTTATGTCAATTCTAATTGTAGCAATAAGGATATTATATAACATAAATGGATTTGGAGAGTGGGAGAGTAGTTTGTCTCGGAATGATGATGCCATAGACAACAGTGAAATGGGTAATGCTTTTGCAGCCAATAATGGGCATGATATTGGTTCAGAGTCTAAAGATTCAGCTGAAGATCGAGTGGGACCTCAAAAACATGAAATGGATTCTGCCTGGCTTATCCAGCACCTTCAAGCAAGATATAACGAGATTGGGGATACCAATG AGTATTCGAAGGACTTGCCAACGTATCTCAAATACTGTAGGGATGTTGTGTTTGCTGGATCAGAGTCATCTTATGGGAATCACGAGGAAGAAAATATGATAGAATACTTATGGAATTTTTATCAGAATGAAGAG gATATAAAACCATTCGAGAATCTAGAGCAGTCAAATTCTTCTTTTAACCAAACGAGGTTGAATGGTAAAGAATGCATTGACAGGACCTCCAAGCAGGAAAAGATTAGAAAAAAAGGTTTGAATAAACTATTTCCTGATGATGAAACCTGCCTTAAAGACGACTTGCCTGGAAGTGTGGATGATAATAATTCACAGGAGAGTTCatcagaagatgaagactcagattCCCATGATCACAATTCAGGAAAATCTCGAGTCAGAGAGGCCATTAGACAGATGAAATTAGACATGGAAGAGAACAGATTTTGTTATATACCACCTAGTCTCAAGCGAAAAAAACTTGATTATATTCACTATGCAAGAAAGAGGGATGAAGGTGCCCTGACATATGTTGCCCATGCTGATTATTACATATTGCTTCGTGCTTGTACTAGGATTGCACTAGTTGACATTCGCATTTTGCATATCGGTGTGTTGAGCCTTGAGAGAAGACTTGGTTTTTTAGAAGAACAGACTGATAAATGCTTACATTCGAAACCAACTAAGATTTCATGTCAGTTTTGTAGTGATCAGGCCACGGAAAATGGATCTGATGATCTTCCTGGGCTATCAAACTTGAATATTTGA